One part of the Nocardioides zeae genome encodes these proteins:
- a CDS encoding phosphate ABC transporter ATP-binding protein, with protein MRHDPVVPTAATVDLYADDQATTVIPALPGEVPGGGPAAYRVGTGGAGPGTGGELEAREVSAWFGDRLVLDRVSLTMPARSVTALIGPSGCGKSTFLRILNRMHELVPSAALAGEVLLDGQDVYDPRRKLTDARRAIGMVFQKPNPFPAMSIRENVLAGLRLTGTKASRDEKDELVESSLVRAGLWTEVRDRLGAPGGGLSGGQQQRLCIARSLAVRPEVLLMDEPCSALDPTSTRVIEETMTELAREITIVIVTHNMQQARRVSQTCAFFLAAQGTPGVIVEHGDTDAMFTTPRDQRTSDYVNGRFG; from the coding sequence ATGCGCCACGACCCCGTCGTCCCCACCGCGGCGACCGTCGACCTGTACGCCGACGACCAGGCCACCACCGTCATCCCGGCCCTGCCCGGGGAGGTGCCGGGCGGCGGGCCCGCGGCGTACCGGGTGGGCACCGGCGGCGCCGGTCCCGGCACGGGCGGGGAGCTCGAGGCGCGCGAGGTGTCGGCGTGGTTCGGCGACCGGCTCGTGCTCGACCGCGTCTCGCTCACCATGCCCGCACGGAGCGTGACCGCGCTCATCGGTCCGTCGGGGTGCGGCAAGTCGACCTTCCTGCGCATCCTCAACCGGATGCACGAGCTGGTGCCGTCCGCGGCGCTCGCCGGCGAGGTGCTCCTCGACGGCCAGGACGTCTACGACCCGCGGCGCAAGCTGACCGACGCCCGCCGGGCCATCGGGATGGTGTTCCAGAAGCCCAACCCGTTCCCCGCCATGTCGATCAGGGAGAACGTGCTCGCGGGCCTCCGCCTCACCGGCACCAAGGCGTCACGCGACGAGAAGGACGAGCTCGTCGAGAGCTCGCTCGTGCGGGCCGGCCTGTGGACCGAGGTGCGGGACCGGCTCGGTGCGCCCGGCGGCGGCCTGTCGGGCGGGCAGCAGCAGCGGCTGTGCATCGCCCGCTCGCTCGCGGTGCGGCCCGAGGTGCTGCTCATGGACGAGCCGTGCTCCGCGCTCGACCCCACCTCGACCCGGGTCATCGAGGAGACCATGACGGAGCTGGCCCGCGAGATCACCATCGTCATCGTCACGCACAACATGCAGCAGGCCCGTCGGGTCTCCCAGACCTGCGCCTTCTTCCTCGCCGCGCAGGGCACTCCCGGCGTGATCGTCGAGCACGGGGATACTGACGCCATGTTCACCACACCCCGCGACCAGCGCACGAGCGACTACGTCAACGGCCGCTTCGGGTGA
- a CDS encoding lytic murein transglycosylase, giving the protein MTSPGPRRPAPRSRPTPRTTAAGKAAPKKAAPKKAAAKKTAPARRPAPRSSGRAPTAAQRRRRAAQRRQRTRRLAVPLLVAVLGLALVGTAWWLGRDTPAPAPEAGTSAPGGVVPPASDPAPIVPAGRPVVPVVDAAWTAQVAEATGIPPVAVNAYAVAELRLRTEAPSCSMGWSTLAGIGWVESHHGTIHGSILGLDGRAEPPIVGPALDGTGGFAAIPSDPLLAAWHGDPTWDHAVGPLQFISSTWDRWRSDGDGDGVMDPNDLDDAAYAAARYLCHDGHDLATGKGWAEAVFSYNHDDAYVASVYAAASGYADAAG; this is encoded by the coding sequence GTGACCTCGCCGGGTCCGCGGCGTCCGGCGCCGCGGAGCCGGCCGACGCCGCGCACGACCGCGGCTGGGAAGGCCGCGCCGAAGAAGGCCGCGCCGAAGAAGGCCGCGGCGAAGAAGACGGCTCCGGCCAGGCGGCCTGCGCCGCGGTCGTCGGGTCGCGCGCCCACCGCCGCCCAGCGCCGACGCCGGGCGGCGCAGCGGCGTCAGCGGACACGGCGCCTCGCCGTACCCCTCCTCGTGGCGGTCCTCGGCCTCGCCCTCGTCGGCACGGCGTGGTGGCTCGGCCGGGACACCCCGGCACCGGCGCCCGAGGCGGGGACGTCCGCGCCCGGCGGGGTGGTGCCGCCCGCCTCCGACCCCGCGCCGATCGTGCCCGCCGGGCGCCCGGTCGTCCCGGTCGTGGACGCCGCCTGGACCGCCCAGGTGGCCGAGGCGACGGGCATCCCGCCGGTCGCGGTCAACGCGTACGCCGTGGCCGAGCTGCGCCTGCGCACGGAGGCGCCGTCGTGCTCGATGGGCTGGTCGACGCTCGCCGGCATCGGGTGGGTCGAGTCCCACCACGGCACGATCCACGGCAGCATCCTCGGCCTCGACGGCCGGGCCGAGCCGCCGATCGTGGGTCCGGCGCTCGACGGGACCGGGGGGTTCGCGGCGATCCCGTCCGACCCGCTGCTCGCCGCGTGGCACGGCGACCCGACGTGGGACCACGCCGTCGGTCCGCTCCAGTTCATCTCCTCGACCTGGGACCGCTGGCGCTCCGACGGCGACGGTGACGGCGTCATGGATCCCAACGACCTCGACGACGCGGCCTACGCCGCCGCCCGCTACCTCTGCCACGACGGCCACGACCTCGCGACGGGGAAGGGCTGGGCCGAGGCGGTGTTCTCCTACAACCACGACGATGCCTACGTCGCGTCGGTGTACGCGGCCGCGAGCGGGTACGCGGACGCCGCGGGCTGA
- the mfd gene encoding transcription-repair coupling factor, producing MQLSGLADAVLADPTLDEALAGARDRSERVLDLTGPAAVRPFVVKGLADLGRTVLAVTATTRDAEELVAALGDLLDPATVGYFPSWETLPHERLSPRSDTVGRRLAVLRRLAHPGDDAANGPLSVVVAPVRSVLQPQVKGLGDLVPVELAPGAEASLEGVVRGLEAAAYTRVDLVEKRGEYAVRGGIVDVFPPTDEHPLRVEFWGDEVEDIRTFSVADQRTLEKVERLWAPPCRELLLTPEVRERARALGEQHPQLRELTEKLAEGIAVEGMESLAPVLVDELELLLDVLPTDAHVLVLDPERGRRRAADLVATSEEFLAASWAAAAGGGQAPIDLGAASYRSYADVREHALARGQAWWSISPFGIADDGAPVDAPATEAAIAGVPSRPLSVKPAEAYRGDVEKALADVGGWLTQGYRVVVVHPGHGPAQRTVEALADRDVPARLVDAVDTLPPTDVVTVTCGALTHGLVDEPNRLALLTGEDISGQKASTRDMRKMPARRKRQIDPLELKAGDFVVHEQHGVGRFIEMKQREVQGAVREYLVLEYGASKRGAPPDRLYVPADALDQVTRYVGGEQPALDRLGGGDWTKRKARARKAVKEIAAELIKLYAARQATQGHAFGPDTPWQRELEDAFPFAETPDQLSTVDEVKGDMERLVPMDRLVCGDVGYGKTEIAVRAAFKAVQDGKQVAVLVPTTLLVTQHFSTFAERMSGFPVVLKALSRFQSDKEAKAVLEGLTTGEVDIVIGTHRLLNPDIRFKDLGLIIVDEEQRFGVEHKEQMKRLRTSVDVLAMSATPIPRTLEMAVTGIREMSTITTPPEERHPVLTYVGAYEDRQVIAAIRRELLRDGQVFYIHNRVQSIEKAAQHLTELVPEARVATAHGQMNEKQLEQVMLDFWEKRFDVLVCTTLVESGLDVSNANTMIIERSDTLGLSQLHQLRGRVGRSRERAYAYFLYPSEKPLTETAHERLATLAQHSDLGGGMAIAMKDLEIRGAGNLLGGEQSGHIADVGFDLYVRLVGEAVADFKGAPDDQLEEVRIELPVEAHLPHGYVPSERLRLEMYKRLSEVRSNEDVDTIREELVDRYGEPPVEVESLLYVARFRARARAAGIREVTSAGKNVRFAPVSLPESRAVRLQRLYPKSLVKPATDTVLVPRPQTAVVAGKPITGLALLEWAAKVIDTVLDPKDA from the coding sequence GTGCAACTCTCCGGGCTCGCCGACGCCGTCCTGGCCGATCCGACCCTCGACGAGGCGCTCGCGGGGGCGCGGGACCGCTCCGAGCGGGTCCTCGACCTGACCGGTCCCGCCGCGGTGCGGCCGTTCGTCGTGAAGGGGCTCGCCGACCTCGGTCGCACCGTCCTCGCCGTGACCGCCACGACCCGTGACGCCGAGGAGCTCGTCGCCGCGCTGGGCGACCTGCTCGACCCGGCGACGGTCGGCTACTTCCCCAGCTGGGAGACCCTCCCGCACGAGCGGCTCAGCCCCCGCAGCGACACCGTCGGCCGCCGCCTCGCCGTGCTGCGCCGCCTCGCGCACCCGGGGGACGACGCGGCCAACGGCCCGCTGTCCGTCGTCGTGGCGCCGGTGCGCAGCGTGTTGCAGCCGCAGGTCAAGGGCCTGGGCGACCTCGTGCCCGTCGAGCTCGCCCCCGGGGCCGAGGCGTCGCTCGAGGGAGTGGTCCGCGGGCTGGAGGCGGCGGCGTACACGCGCGTCGACCTCGTCGAGAAGCGCGGGGAGTACGCCGTGCGTGGCGGCATCGTCGACGTCTTCCCCCCGACGGACGAGCACCCGCTGCGCGTCGAGTTCTGGGGCGACGAGGTGGAGGACATCCGCACCTTCTCGGTCGCCGACCAGCGCACCCTGGAGAAGGTCGAGCGGTTGTGGGCGCCGCCCTGCCGCGAGCTGCTGCTGACGCCCGAGGTGCGGGAGCGCGCCCGGGCCCTCGGTGAGCAGCACCCGCAGCTGCGCGAGCTCACCGAGAAGCTCGCCGAGGGCATCGCGGTCGAGGGCATGGAGTCGCTCGCGCCGGTGCTCGTCGACGAGCTGGAGCTGCTCCTCGACGTGCTGCCGACCGACGCCCACGTGCTCGTCCTCGACCCCGAGCGCGGCCGCCGTCGTGCGGCGGACCTCGTCGCGACGAGCGAGGAGTTCCTCGCGGCCTCCTGGGCGGCCGCGGCCGGCGGGGGCCAGGCGCCGATCGACCTGGGGGCGGCGTCGTACCGCTCCTACGCCGACGTGCGCGAGCACGCCCTGGCCCGCGGCCAGGCCTGGTGGAGCATCAGCCCGTTCGGCATCGCGGACGACGGCGCGCCCGTCGACGCCCCGGCCACGGAAGCCGCCATCGCCGGCGTGCCCAGCCGGCCGCTGTCGGTGAAGCCCGCCGAGGCCTACCGCGGCGACGTCGAGAAGGCGCTCGCCGACGTGGGGGGCTGGCTCACCCAGGGCTACCGCGTCGTCGTCGTGCACCCGGGCCACGGTCCGGCCCAGCGCACGGTCGAGGCGCTGGCGGACCGCGACGTACCGGCCCGTCTCGTCGACGCCGTCGACACCCTCCCGCCGACCGACGTCGTGACGGTGACCTGCGGCGCGCTCACCCACGGCCTCGTGGACGAGCCCAACCGCCTCGCCCTGCTCACCGGTGAGGACATCTCGGGCCAGAAGGCGTCGACGCGCGACATGCGCAAGATGCCCGCCCGCCGCAAGCGCCAGATCGACCCGCTCGAGCTCAAGGCCGGCGACTTCGTCGTGCACGAGCAGCACGGTGTCGGCCGCTTCATCGAGATGAAGCAGCGCGAGGTGCAGGGGGCGGTGCGGGAGTACCTCGTGCTCGAGTACGGCGCCTCCAAGCGGGGCGCCCCGCCGGACCGGCTCTACGTGCCGGCCGACGCCCTCGACCAGGTGACGCGCTACGTCGGCGGCGAGCAGCCGGCCCTCGACCGCCTCGGCGGCGGCGACTGGACCAAGCGCAAGGCGCGTGCCCGCAAGGCGGTCAAGGAGATCGCGGCGGAGCTCATCAAGCTGTACGCCGCGCGGCAGGCCACCCAGGGCCACGCCTTCGGCCCCGACACGCCGTGGCAGCGCGAGCTCGAGGACGCGTTCCCGTTCGCGGAGACGCCGGACCAGCTCTCGACGGTCGACGAGGTCAAGGGCGACATGGAGCGGCTGGTGCCCATGGACCGGCTGGTCTGCGGCGACGTGGGCTACGGCAAGACCGAGATCGCGGTGCGCGCCGCGTTCAAGGCGGTGCAGGACGGCAAGCAGGTCGCCGTGCTCGTGCCCACGACGCTGCTCGTGACGCAGCACTTCTCGACCTTCGCGGAGCGCATGAGCGGGTTCCCCGTCGTGCTGAAGGCGCTGAGCCGTTTCCAGTCCGACAAGGAGGCCAAGGCGGTGCTGGAGGGCCTCACCACCGGTGAGGTCGACATCGTGATCGGCACCCACCGCCTGCTCAACCCCGACATCCGGTTCAAGGACCTCGGCCTCATCATCGTCGACGAGGAGCAGCGCTTCGGCGTGGAGCACAAGGAGCAGATGAAGCGGCTCCGCACCAGCGTCGACGTGCTGGCCATGTCGGCGACGCCCATCCCGCGCACGCTCGAGATGGCGGTGACCGGCATCCGCGAGATGTCGACGATCACCACGCCCCCGGAGGAGCGGCACCCGGTGCTGACGTACGTCGGCGCGTACGAGGACCGGCAGGTCATCGCCGCCATCCGGCGGGAGCTGCTGCGCGACGGCCAGGTGTTCTACATCCACAACCGCGTGCAGTCGATCGAGAAGGCCGCCCAGCACCTGACGGAGCTGGTGCCGGAGGCACGGGTCGCCACGGCCCACGGCCAGATGAACGAGAAGCAGCTCGAGCAGGTGATGCTCGACTTCTGGGAGAAGCGCTTCGACGTGCTCGTCTGCACGACGCTGGTGGAGTCGGGCCTCGACGTCTCCAACGCCAACACGATGATCATCGAGCGCTCCGACACGCTCGGCCTCTCGCAGCTGCACCAGCTGCGCGGGCGCGTCGGCCGGTCGCGGGAGCGGGCCTACGCCTACTTCCTCTACCCGAGCGAGAAGCCGCTGACGGAGACCGCGCACGAGCGGCTCGCGACGCTGGCCCAGCACTCGGACCTCGGCGGCGGCATGGCGATCGCCATGAAGGACCTCGAGATCCGCGGCGCCGGCAACCTGCTCGGCGGGGAGCAGTCCGGCCACATCGCGGACGTCGGCTTCGACCTCTACGTGCGGCTCGTCGGCGAGGCGGTGGCCGACTTCAAGGGCGCCCCGGACGACCAGCTGGAGGAGGTGCGCATCGAGCTGCCCGTCGAGGCGCACCTGCCGCACGGCTACGTGCCGAGCGAGCGCCTGCGGCTCGAGATGTACAAGCGCCTGTCGGAGGTGCGCAGCAACGAGGACGTCGACACGATCCGCGAGGAGCTCGTCGACCGGTACGGCGAGCCCCCGGTCGAGGTGGAGAGCCTCCTCTACGTCGCGCGGTTCCGGGCGCGGGCCCGCGCGGCCGGGATCCGCGAGGTCACCTCGGCGGGCAAGAACGTGCGGTTCGCGCCCGTCTCGCTGCCCGAGTCGCGCGCCGTGCGGCTGCAGCGGCTCTACCCGAAGTCGCTGGTCAAGCCGGCCACGGACACCGTGCTGGTGCCGCGTCCGCAGACCGCCGTGGTGGCGGGCAAGCCCATCACCGGGCTGGCGCTGCTCGAGTGGGCGGCCAAGGTCATCGACACGGTGCTCGACCCGAAGGACGCGTGA
- a CDS encoding phosphate ABC transporter substrate-binding protein PstS translates to MRLPAPPRPRVLRYAALVATLLLLLGTTSGNAAAARAVVYAQIEGTGSTWSQLIVEQWIADVEATGMRVAYTGGGSSLGRKNFAQGSTDFAISEIPYQGVDEFGNADTAGNRQFAYLPIVAGGTAFTYQLKVGNQQVRNLRLSGATIAKIFTNQITSWDDPAITADNNGRTFPKIPITPVVRADGSGTTAQFTAWLAARHGSTWKSLFPRGTLTSYFPREGRAIAQAGSDQVMNTVASSSGNGTIGYVEYSYPVNEDYPVVKVLNEGGYYVEPTQYNVAVALTQARIKTEDPSASDYLTQDLRGVYSSTDPRAYPLSSYSYMIIPVGAQDRRMTTAKRQTLVDFMYYSLCQGQTKAGPYGYSPLPLNLVQAGFTQLARLGTADGGVELANRDVRSCNNPTFNGRNLNENRLATIAPAPAACDKQGAGPCGTDTGTGEPSTDDPAAGGGGGGGGGTGTAAGPAGAGTGAAPVGSDVQLDPTTGQPVAAAATGGGAVFASPLELTSDRPGDRGPFAWLVAAEVLALVFLPAMITVWLRRRPGASR, encoded by the coding sequence ATGCGACTCCCCGCCCCGCCCCGACCCCGGGTGCTCCGGTACGCCGCCCTCGTGGCCACGCTCCTCCTGCTGCTGGGGACGACGTCCGGCAACGCGGCCGCCGCGCGCGCCGTGGTCTACGCCCAGATCGAGGGCACCGGCTCGACGTGGAGCCAGCTCATCGTCGAGCAGTGGATCGCGGACGTCGAGGCCACCGGCATGCGCGTCGCCTACACGGGCGGCGGCTCGTCCCTCGGCCGCAAGAACTTCGCCCAGGGCAGCACCGACTTCGCCATCTCGGAGATCCCGTACCAGGGGGTCGACGAGTTCGGGAACGCCGACACCGCGGGCAACCGGCAGTTCGCCTACCTGCCGATCGTCGCCGGCGGCACGGCCTTCACCTACCAGCTCAAGGTGGGCAACCAGCAGGTGCGCAACCTGCGGCTGTCGGGCGCCACGATCGCCAAGATCTTCACCAACCAGATCACGAGCTGGGACGACCCGGCGATCACGGCCGACAACAACGGCCGCACGTTCCCCAAGATCCCCATCACGCCCGTCGTGCGCGCCGACGGCTCGGGCACCACCGCCCAGTTCACGGCGTGGCTGGCGGCCCGGCACGGCAGCACCTGGAAGTCGCTCTTCCCCCGGGGCACGCTCACGTCCTACTTCCCGCGCGAGGGACGCGCGATCGCCCAGGCCGGCTCCGACCAGGTGATGAACACGGTCGCGAGCTCGTCGGGCAACGGCACGATCGGGTACGTCGAGTACTCCTACCCGGTCAACGAGGACTACCCGGTCGTCAAGGTGCTCAACGAGGGCGGGTACTACGTCGAGCCGACCCAGTACAACGTCGCGGTGGCCCTGACCCAGGCCCGGATCAAGACCGAGGACCCGTCGGCGTCGGACTACCTGACGCAGGACCTGCGGGGCGTCTACTCCTCGACGGACCCGCGGGCCTACCCCCTGTCGTCGTACTCCTACATGATCATCCCGGTCGGCGCGCAGGACCGGCGCATGACGACCGCGAAGCGGCAGACGCTCGTGGACTTCATGTACTACTCGCTCTGCCAGGGCCAGACCAAGGCCGGCCCCTACGGCTACTCGCCGCTCCCGCTCAACCTCGTGCAGGCGGGCTTCACCCAGCTCGCCCGGCTCGGCACGGCCGACGGGGGCGTCGAGCTCGCCAACCGCGACGTACGGTCCTGCAACAACCCCACCTTCAACGGTCGCAACCTGAACGAGAACCGGCTCGCGACGATCGCGCCCGCCCCGGCGGCCTGCGACAAGCAGGGTGCGGGACCGTGCGGCACCGACACCGGCACCGGCGAGCCCTCGACCGACGACCCCGCCGCGGGTGGTGGCGGCGGGGGAGGCGGCGGCACGGGTACGGCGGCGGGTCCGGCCGGCGCCGGCACCGGCGCGGCCCCGGTGGGGTCCGACGTGCAGCTCGACCCGACGACCGGGCAACCGGTGGCGGCCGCGGCGACGGGCGGGGGAGCCGTCTTCGCGAGCCCGCTCGAGCTGACCTCCGACCGGCCGGGGGACCGGGGACCGTTCGCGTGGCTCGTGGCGGCCGAGGTGCTCGCGCTCGTCTTCCTGCCCGCGATGATCACCGTCTGGCTCCGCCGCCGCCCGGGAGCGTCGCGGTGA
- a CDS encoding sortase: MNAPVVDPVAPGPPRTAPVGGPGSRLEVGSSAAFTLALLSLTLLLHLLVLSGVSHARDQAVLYDAFRADVAGGFVPVGPTAPVGAPVALLTIPAIDVAEVVVEGTASGDLRAGPGHRRDTVLPGQVGVSVVQGRAVTFGGPFARLDELAVGDTVEVVGAQGRQRLAVTGLRRAGDPLPGPLADGEARLTLVTGATDTALGRLSTGEVLYVDTSTVPVDGEGFAAPGGVPSAVPAGEKPQHVDTAALPLLALQLGGVCVAVVAIALLRRRVAGALVWVVSAPVVLALSWATADSAARLLPNLL, from the coding sequence GTGAACGCCCCGGTGGTCGACCCCGTGGCGCCCGGCCCGCCGAGGACCGCCCCCGTCGGCGGGCCCGGCAGCCGGCTCGAGGTCGGCTCCTCCGCCGCGTTCACGCTCGCGCTGCTCAGCCTCACGCTGCTGCTGCACCTGCTCGTGCTCTCCGGCGTCTCCCACGCGCGCGACCAGGCGGTGCTGTACGACGCGTTCCGCGCCGACGTCGCGGGCGGCTTCGTGCCCGTCGGTCCGACCGCTCCGGTCGGCGCACCCGTCGCGCTGCTGACGATCCCCGCGATCGACGTCGCCGAGGTGGTCGTCGAGGGCACGGCGTCGGGCGACCTCCGGGCCGGCCCCGGCCACCGGCGGGACACCGTGCTCCCCGGCCAGGTGGGCGTGAGCGTCGTGCAGGGCCGGGCCGTGACGTTCGGCGGACCCTTCGCGCGGCTCGACGAGCTGGCGGTCGGCGACACCGTCGAGGTCGTCGGGGCCCAGGGCCGGCAGCGCCTCGCCGTGACGGGGCTGCGGCGGGCGGGCGACCCGCTGCCCGGGCCCCTCGCCGACGGCGAGGCCCGGCTCACGCTCGTCACGGGCGCGACGGACACGGCGCTCGGGCGGCTCAGCACGGGCGAGGTGCTCTACGTCGACACCTCCACCGTGCCCGTGGACGGCGAGGGGTTCGCGGCGCCGGGCGGTGTGCCCAGCGCCGTACCCGCGGGGGAGAAGCCCCAGCACGTCGACACGGCCGCCCTGCCGCTGCTCGCGCTGCAGCTCGGCGGGGTGTGCGTCGCGGTCGTCGCCATCGCCCTCCTCCGCCGCCGGGTGGCCGGGGCCCTCGTGTGGGTCGTGAGCGCCCCCGTCGTGCTCGCGCTCTCCTGGGCGACCGCCGACAGCGCCGCGCGGCTGCTCCCCAACCTCCTCTGA
- a CDS encoding Ig-like domain repeat protein: MFARPLLSTVLAGSLATAALALGSLAPASADPAAPPAAGDIVGVGSDTSQFVLDNLADGATVAGTAVPGYNASVTTGKLRSFHALTAGTSAQIVVRQGTQPVNRPNGSGQGKATLYNPSNPNIDFARSSSALNDAEVNAGLYAYPFAVDGLGLATARTTNAPATLTSAQIVGIYQGTIKNWSEVGGKAGAIVPQIPQSGSGTRSFFTSELKKLNGGVDVTLAATVVDVQEHDDTTVKSNPNAIAPFSTGRAELAGTVTIVGGFSAKRALYNVVRAADRTRLAGVFGADGFVCSTDARPLIEAAGFDQLARDEFGGVCGEATQSATSNFTTNEVVVTGTTLTASSPAAGSVAFAATVDAKGADVSAGTVEVLEGTTKVATARFAQGRFATTITGVPAGSHTYTARYVPGSGVLQEGSTSAAASVVVKVAPVLRAGVSPSRSSFGQARVLSATVTTPDGAAATGQVRFTFGGARTTVALDANGKATLTAGASTPAGAYAIKMEYLGNDVLVPASASGTHTIQKATPAIGETFPSAVSTSASRTRGTVVVTVPGVQQAITGSVTIYAGSKVFARGTVSRGVAAITLPKVGRGTHTLRAVYSGDRSVNGRSQTFTVTGR; this comes from the coding sequence ATGTTCGCTCGTCCGCTCCTCTCCACCGTGCTCGCCGGGTCGCTGGCGACCGCGGCGCTCGCGCTGGGCTCGCTCGCCCCCGCCTCGGCCGACCCCGCCGCTCCGCCCGCCGCCGGCGACATCGTCGGCGTCGGCTCCGACACCAGCCAGTTCGTGCTCGACAACCTGGCCGACGGCGCGACCGTCGCCGGGACCGCGGTGCCGGGCTACAACGCCTCCGTCACCACGGGGAAGCTCCGCAGCTTCCACGCCCTCACGGCCGGCACCAGCGCGCAGATCGTCGTGCGCCAGGGGACGCAGCCCGTCAACCGGCCCAACGGCTCGGGCCAGGGCAAGGCCACGCTCTACAACCCCTCGAACCCGAACATCGACTTCGCGCGCTCCTCCTCGGCGCTCAACGACGCCGAGGTCAACGCCGGCCTCTACGCCTACCCGTTCGCCGTCGACGGCCTCGGGCTCGCGACGGCCCGCACGACCAACGCGCCCGCCACCCTGACCTCGGCGCAGATCGTCGGGATCTACCAGGGCACGATCAAGAACTGGAGCGAGGTCGGCGGCAAGGCGGGCGCGATCGTCCCGCAGATCCCGCAGTCGGGCTCCGGCACGCGCTCCTTCTTCACCTCCGAGCTGAAGAAGCTCAACGGCGGTGTCGACGTCACGCTGGCCGCGACGGTGGTGGACGTGCAGGAGCACGACGACACCACCGTGAAGTCGAACCCCAACGCGATCGCGCCGTTCTCGACCGGTCGGGCCGAGCTGGCGGGCACCGTCACCATCGTCGGCGGGTTCTCCGCCAAGCGTGCGCTCTACAACGTCGTGCGCGCGGCCGACCGCACCCGCCTCGCGGGCGTCTTCGGCGCCGACGGCTTCGTGTGCTCGACCGACGCGCGCCCGCTCATCGAGGCCGCCGGCTTCGACCAGCTCGCCCGCGACGAGTTCGGCGGCGTGTGCGGCGAGGCGACCCAGAGCGCGACGTCGAACTTCACGACCAACGAGGTCGTCGTGACGGGCACGACGCTCACCGCGTCCTCGCCGGCGGCGGGCAGCGTGGCGTTCGCGGCCACGGTCGACGCGAAGGGCGCGGACGTCTCGGCGGGCACCGTCGAGGTCCTCGAGGGCACGACGAAGGTCGCCACGGCGCGGTTCGCGCAGGGCCGCTTCGCCACGACGATCACCGGCGTCCCCGCGGGCAGCCACACCTACACGGCGCGCTACGTGCCCGGCTCCGGCGTGCTCCAGGAGGGCTCCACCTCCGCCGCCGCCTCCGTCGTCGTCAAGGTCGCACCGGTGCTCCGGGCGGGTGTCTCGCCGAGCCGCAGCAGCTTCGGCCAGGCCCGGGTGCTGTCCGCGACCGTCACGACGCCGGACGGCGCCGCGGCCACCGGCCAGGTCCGCTTCACGTTCGGCGGCGCCCGCACGACCGTCGCCCTCGACGCGAACGGCAAGGCCACGCTGACCGCCGGGGCCTCGACGCCCGCCGGTGCCTACGCCATCAAGATGGAGTACCTCGGCAACGACGTGCTCGTCCCCGCCTCCGCGTCGGGCACGCACACCATCCAGAAGGCGACCCCGGCCATCGGGGAGACCTTCCCGTCGGCCGTCTCCACCAGCGCGTCCCGCACCCGCGGGACCGTCGTCGTCACCGTGCCCGGCGTCCAGCAGGCCATCACCGGCAGCGTGACGATCTACGCCGGCAGCAAGGTCTTCGCCCGCGGCACGGTGAGCCGGGGCGTCGCCGCCATCACCCTGCCGAAGGTCGGCCGGGGCACGCACACCCTGCGCGCCGTCTACTCCGGCGACCGCAGCGTCAACGGCCGCAGCCAGACCTTCACGGTCACGGGTCGCTGA